The Haloarcula sp. CBA1127 genomic interval TGGTGGCCGTCAGCGACGACGATGACGGTCCCGTCGACCACATCGACACTCGCATCGGCGGCAGGTCCCACGTCCGCCGCGAACACGACGCTGTCGTCGTACTCGAATCGGCGGAGGGGCGTCTCGTCGAACAACTGCTGTTCTGAAGTCATGCTAACCAAAAGTAAGTGCTATAAGTATATAAACTCATCGCCGAAATACGCCGTACGGCAGAAAAATAAGTAGAGTTGCTTGAATGCGGTTCACACTCTCTTTGAGCGCGCCAACGTTTTATCCACACCGCTTCCGAACGGTGTCGCATGGAACAGGTCAGTCACGACGGGCGAGTCACGGCGTACAGACAGACACAGTCTACTGCGACGGGACCGACGGCGCTGTATGTCCACGGCAGCGGGGCGACACACCGCGTGTGGGGCCGCCAGTACGCGCCGTCCGGTCCGACCCATCCTGCCGTCGCACTGGACCTGTCAGGTCACGGTGACTCCGAGGATATCGACACCAACGCCGGGACCACGACACTCGACGCCTACGCGGACGATGTGGTCGCTGTGGGGCGGGAGACAGACGCGGAGGTGCTGATCGGGAATTCGCTGGGCGGGGCCGTCGCCCAGTGGGTCGCACTGGAGCGGGACTGGACGCCCGCGGCGATAGTGTTGCTGGGGACCGGCCCCGAACTCCCGGTGTTCGAAGGGCTGCAGGAATGGCTCGCAGACGACTGGGACCGTGCTGTCGAGTTCTTACACGAACGGGACCGCCTGTTCCACGATACGGACCACGAGGCCCTCGCCCGCTCCCGAGAACAGATGGCGGCGGTCGGGCAGGCCGTGACCCGCCGCGATTTCATGACCTGTCACGGGTTCGATGTGCGCGACAGACTCGATGAGATCGACGTGCCCGTGCTGGCTATCTGTGGCGAGCACGACAAACTGACTCCGCGTGCGTATCACGAGACACTGGCCAACGAAATCCCCCACGGAGAGGTGTCGTTTGTCCCCGATGCCGCCCACTTAGCGATGGTCGAACAGGCTAAGGTGTTCAATGACAGTATGGCGTCGTTTATTCAGGATGCGGTCTGAACGATTCGGCGTCTCCTGAATCGGCGCTGTTGAGATTCACACCTGCTGACAGCGTACAGGAGCCGGAAGGGCAATCCATTGGCTGTCTACTGTCTGTGACTTCTTCTGAAGTGGGCGCAATGGGTTTGCCACCCGATTGTCCCTCGAATATTTCAGGGTACCAATGTCAGGTGCCGGCAATAGCAGGCATCACGGCTGCGGTTGTGCTGCTGAAGCAGGCGGCAGGCGAATCGTGATGACTGAGCCCCGTGGCGTATTCTCGCTGAACGTGATTGTGCCGCCGGAGTTGGTGACTGTCCAGTAGGCGATCCAGAGACCCAGTCCACTGCTGTGCTTGAGTGCTGTCTCTGTCCCCGTTTCGATCACCTCCTGTTCCCGGTCAGGGAGCCCAGGACCGTTGTCGGCAATTTCGACTATGACGTCCCCGTGTCCATCAGTGTCCCTCCTAACCGTCACCGCTACCTCCGGGACCGCCTGATCATTGTGTTCGGCCGCGTTTTCCAGAACGTTTCGCAGCGCGGAGTCAACCAAATCAATAGCGGACACCGCCGCCGTTTCGGGTCGCTCGACGTGAAATTCCGCGTCTGGATACGTTTGTTCGAGGTCAGCAACTACGTCTGCAATGACAGCACTGATATCAACAGTCGTCGTTTCGGCTGTCCCGTTCCCGACAAACCGTTCAAGATCTCGAGCCTTCTCGCTTAATGTAATAATGTCCTCGCCTTTCCGTTTGATTCGCTTCACTTGTGGCTGGTCTCCTTGTGACATGAGAAGGTTCTCAGCGGTCCCCAGAATAACCTGCATATCGTTACGGATGTCGTGACGAAGGACACGGTTGACGACCTCCAGTCGCTGGCGCTGGCGATCAATGCGCTGTTCGCGCTCTTTGCGCTCGGTTACGTCAGTGAGTGTGAGTAGCTGTCCGGTGACTGTACCGTAGCCACGGTATAGCGGTGTCAGCCGGACTTCGTATGCTCGGTCGTCCCCATCTACAGAAATGGTAAGTTCGGCTCGGTCCGGGGGGTCATCGGTTGGTGCGTCACGGAGAGCTGCCAGACTGGGGAGCAAATCCTTGAGAGGTCGGCCAATACATTCCGGGCGTGAGGCGCCCATAATATATTTTGCCTGTGGATTGAGATCAACTATGATACCCTGTTCGTCGACAACGATGACGGCCTCCGCCATTGAGGCGACGATCTCATCTCGGGCAATCTCTCGGGCTGCAGGAATGACTTGCAGCAATTGCTGGCGAAAAATAGCACCCCCCAGAAGGACCCCACTGAATACGAATCCTATCTTGGTCAGGTCAAACACGCTCGAAACGCCAGTCAGATAGAGAATGTTCCCCGTCCACGGGAGGAGTGCTGCTAAGCTGAGTCCGATGGCCTGGCTACGGTAGACACGTCCTGAGAACAGCGCCAACTTCAACATGAGACCGGTCCCGACAGCCACCACGGCATACGCGTAGGCGGTCCAGACCCAGAACGCGGGCCCTCTATCTGTCGCCAGAACGACAAGTGATCCCTGAAACGTCAGCTCCATCGAGGACCAGAACAGCCCGTGGTATTGGTTCGTCCATGCGAGCAGAACCATCAGGGCAGGCCCAAGGAGTATGCCTCCCAATTCCTTGCGAGTCGGAAGGCGGGTTTGGCCCGTGTACTGGATGGCAAACAGGAGCCACACGACAGGAACGACGCCAATTGCCGGATACATGAGCTTGAGTGCAAGGCGCTTGGTTGCAAGGTCAGTCGACCCGAGTTCAATCAAAGAGATTACTGACCACCATGCGATTGCAAGCATCAAAAAAGCGAGCGAGCGAGAACCCGTGCACTCGCGGTAATGCACGCCAACGCCAGCGATGAGAAGCGAAACCACAGCGGATAGAAGCGGGATATATAGGTACCAAGAGAACTGGAAGTCCATTCCTACTGTGAGCTCCGTACTCCACGTGTATGCGGTTAACAGACTTTAAACCACCAGACATAGTGCGCAAGATGGTGGTGTGGCGAGTATAACGGAAAACGAACGGCTTCTGTTGCAGGTAGCTCAGTCTCCGAGATAGAACCACGGGCTGAGCGCGAAAAACAACAAAGCGATGGCAAGCATCACTCGCGGTCCAGCACGGAATAACGCCGTTGGCGCGACGACGGCGACCGCTTGCACAACACCCATGGGAATGGCGTGTTTCGGCCCCGGCTTGGGGTAGTCGAAGGGTGCGATCATCGCCAGCGAGAGGGCGAGCGCGCCGACACTCAAGACGAGCGGATTCGTGATGCCGCTCAGATACGCCGTTGCGATGATGATACTCCCGAGCGTGTTCGGCATTCCCGGCCGCTCGTCAGGTGCATCGAAATACGTCGAGTAGAACGCCGTCCTGACGATGGAGCACACGACGTACGCAGAGGCGAGCAACGCGAGGCCGACGAACA includes:
- a CDS encoding alpha/beta fold hydrolase — translated: MEQVSHDGRVTAYRQTQSTATGPTALYVHGSGATHRVWGRQYAPSGPTHPAVALDLSGHGDSEDIDTNAGTTTLDAYADDVVAVGRETDAEVLIGNSLGGAVAQWVALERDWTPAAIVLLGTGPELPVFEGLQEWLADDWDRAVEFLHERDRLFHDTDHEALARSREQMAAVGQAVTRRDFMTCHGFDVRDRLDEIDVPVLAICGEHDKLTPRAYHETLANEIPHGEVSFVPDAAHLAMVEQAKVFNDSMASFIQDAV
- a CDS encoding histidine kinase N-terminal 7TM domain-containing protein, whose protein sequence is MDFQFSWYLYIPLLSAVVSLLIAGVGVHYRECTGSRSLAFLMLAIAWWSVISLIELGSTDLATKRLALKLMYPAIGVVPVVWLLFAIQYTGQTRLPTRKELGGILLGPALMVLLAWTNQYHGLFWSSMELTFQGSLVVLATDRGPAFWVWTAYAYAVVAVGTGLMLKLALFSGRVYRSQAIGLSLAALLPWTGNILYLTGVSSVFDLTKIGFVFSGVLLGGAIFRQQLLQVIPAAREIARDEIVASMAEAVIVVDEQGIIVDLNPQAKYIMGASRPECIGRPLKDLLPSLAALRDAPTDDPPDRAELTISVDGDDRAYEVRLTPLYRGYGTVTGQLLTLTDVTERKEREQRIDRQRQRLEVVNRVLRHDIRNDMQVILGTAENLLMSQGDQPQVKRIKRKGEDIITLSEKARDLERFVGNGTAETTTVDISAVIADVVADLEQTYPDAEFHVERPETAAVSAIDLVDSALRNVLENAAEHNDQAVPEVAVTVRRDTDGHGDVIVEIADNGPGLPDREQEVIETGTETALKHSSGLGLWIAYWTVTNSGGTITFSENTPRGSVITIRLPPASAAQPQP
- a CDS encoding protein sorting system archaetidylserine synthase (This PssA-like phosphatidyltransferase, along with a PssD-like decarboxylase, is required in Haloarchaea for the archaeosortase ArtA to replace the PGF-CTERM sorting signal with a C-terminal lipid anchor.), giving the protein MGFEVRRRLSVADTVTLFNAVVGFVAGAIAFTDPHLAARLILLAVIADAIDGIVARNGDSSAVGPLLDSVTDVVSFGATPSLFLYVLLTDAYGGIESAHPAVFVGLALLASAYVVCSIVRTAFYSTYFDAPDERPGMPNTLGSIIIATAYLSGITNPLVLSVGALALSLAMIAPFDYPKPGPKHAIPMGVVQAVAVVAPTALFRAGPRVMLAIALLFFALSPWFYLGD